In one Drosophila albomicans strain 15112-1751.03 chromosome X, ASM965048v2, whole genome shotgun sequence genomic region, the following are encoded:
- the LOC117574318 gene encoding uncharacterized protein LOC117574318 isoform X2 has translation MFNVQLTLACSLLLFAFVAVSTHPCSYVDFIPATDSPQVYYACMVKANGDYALAPLRCQDGHVFDASQARCVSVLREVEAVDGGDIENPTVPPDNLDESTTSPQPTNAPSAAPLTDTTDAPTTEPTTAPTTAPTTEPTTAPTTAPTTAPTTAPTTAPTIAPTTEPTTAPTTAPTTAPTTAPTTAPTTAPTTAPTTAPTTAPTTAPTTAPTTSPTTAPTTAPTTAPTTSPTTVPTTAPTTAPTTATTPTGTASTGSTASTTAAPTPSTTKKAICATKGTQPDETDCTKYVLCYETADNDVLPVTLDCPTPMQFDPWSSYCDADYNCEDDY, from the exons ATGTTCAACGTCCAATTAACTCTTGCCTGCAGCTTGCTGCTATTCGCGTTCGTTGCCGTTTCTACGCATCCCTGCAGCTATGTCGACTTCATTCCCGCAACGGATAGTCCCCAGGTTTATTACGCCTGTATGGTCAAGGCCAATGGAGACTATGCTCTGGCGCCTCTGCGCTGCCAGGATGGACATGTGTTTGACGCTAGCCAGGCACGCTGTGTGAGCGTGCTACGTGAAGTTGAGGCCGTCGACGGCGGGGACATTGAGAACCCGACCGTTCCCCCAGATAATCTGGATGAAAGCACCACAAGTCCGCAGCCAACGAATGCTCCTTCTGCTGCTCCTCTCACTGACACCACTGATGCTCCGACTACTGAACCAACAACCGCTCCAACTACTGCTCCAACAACTGAACCAACAACTGCTCCAACAACCGCTCCAACCACCGCACCAACTACCGCTCCAACAACAGCTCCAACCATAGCTCCAACAACTGAACCAACAACTGCTCCAACAACAGCTCCCACTACCGCCCCAACCACCGCTCCAACTACTGCTCCAACAACTGCTCCAACAACTGCTC CAACAACTGCTCCTACAACCGCTCCTACAACTGCTCCGACTACCGCACCAACAACCTCCCCAACCACCGCTCCAACGACAGCTCCCACTACCGCACCAACAACTTCTCCAACAACCGTCCCAACCACCGCCCCAACAACAGCTCCAACCACAGCTACAACACCGACAGGAACTGCTTCAACTGGCTCTACCGCTTCTACCACGGCAGCACCTACTCCGTCTACAACTAAGAAGGCCATTTGTGCCACTAAGGGAACCCAGCCAGACGAAACCGATTGCACCAAATATGTGCTGTGCTATGAGACGGCTGATAATGATGTGTTACCCGTCACCCTTGATTGCCCGACGCCAATGCAGTTCGATCCATGGAGCAGCTACTGTGATGCTGACTACAACTGTGAGGATGACTATTAG
- the LOC117574304 gene encoding probable transcription-associated protein 1, with protein sequence MTMTIATATKTTKTMMTTRRGKFSTATSVLLLCAALLLTKSLGIVALSGDGDGNAVAGQADAWSEGSGWELIATTVGTEDTETTADEALETTAEPEQESTAGPAEETTADPNEPEQETTAKPNEPEQETTASPNEPEQETTASPNEPEQETTASPNEPEQETTASPNEPATSTPSEESEATTTTEAADVITTLAPTPPAPPAFQCQAAGVYSHISGDCQRFHNCLLDDLTGELLAFDMVCPPLSAFSPSYGRCLRDVSSCNDDGFACLAAGRFAGSDDSFYYVCSASLQGGYHKYVVRCSAGTRFEPLVNRCWRYDWTQFVPGQPSLESSDLAAIKREQKQLKAEEKLRLKAEKQKEKEARKQAKLEEKLAKKAAKEQAKKDAKAKKPVSVESVESVEQASNEI encoded by the exons atgacgatgacaatagcaacagcaactaaaacaaccaaaacaatGATGACAACACGACGTGGAAAGTTCTCGACAGCGACATCTGTATTGCTTCTCTGTGCAGCATTG CTACTGACCAAGTCCTTGGGCATTGTGGCTCTCAGTGGGGATGGTGATGGCAACGCAGTTGCCGGACAAGCTGATGCCTGGAGCGAGGGCAGTGGCTGGGAACTGATCGCAACGACAGTTGGCACTGAGGATACCGAAACGACAGCTGATGAGGCACTCGAGACAACAGCGGAGCCGGAACAGGAGAGTACAGCAGGCCCCGCGGAGGAAACCACAGCCGATCCCAATGAACCCGAACAGGAAACCACAGCCAAACCCAATGAACCCGAACAGGAGACCACCGCAAGTCCCAATGAACCCGAACAGGAGACCACCGCAAGTCCCAATGAACCCGAACAGGAAACCACCGCTAGTCCTAATGAACCTGAACAGGAAACCACCGCTAGTCCTAACGAGCCAGCCACTTCCACGCCTAGCGAGGAGAGTGAAGCGACCACCACAACTGAGGCTGCCGATGTGATCACCACCCTTGCACCCACTCCTCCGGCACCGCCAGCATTCCAGTGCCAGGCGGCTGGCGTTTATTCCCACATCAGCGGCGATTGCCAGCGCTTCCACAACTGTCTGCTGGATGACCTGACCGGTGAGCTGCTGGCTTTCGACATGGTGTGCCCCCCATTGAGCGCCTTCTCTCCAAGTTACGGTCGCTGCCTGCGCGATGTGTCCAGCTGCAATGACGATGGCTTTGCTTGCCTGGCGGCTGGTCGCTTCGCCGGCAGCGATGATAGCTTCTACTATGTCTGCTCGGCCAGCTTGCAGGGTGGCTATCACAAGTATGTTGTGCGCTGCTCAGCGGGCACACGATTCGAGCCCTTGGTGAATCGTTGCTGGCGCTACGACTGGACACAGTTTGTGCCCGGCCAGCCATCGCTGGAGTCGAGCGATTTGGCTGCGATCAAGCGTGAGCAGAAGCAACTGAAGGCCGAGGAGAAGTTGCGTTTGAAAGCCGAGaagcagaaggagaaggaggcgCGCAAGCAGGCGAAACTTGAGGAGAAATTAGCTAAGAAGGCGGCCAAGGAGCAGGCCAAAAAGGATGCCAAGGCCAAAAAGCCAGTGTCCGTGGAGAGCGTTGAGTCTGTGGAGCAGGCAAGCAATGAAATCTAA
- the LOC117574318 gene encoding uncharacterized protein LOC117574318 isoform X1 — protein MFNVQLTLACSLLLFAFVAVSTHPCSYVDFIPATDSPQVYYACMVKANGDYALAPLRCQDGHVFDASQARCVSVLREVEAVDGGDIENPTVPPDNLDESTTSPQPTNAPSAAPLTDTTDAPTTEPTTAPTTAPTTEPTTAPTTAPTTAPTTAPTTAPTIAPTTEPTTAPTTAPTTAPTTAPTTAPTTAPTTAPTTVPTTAPTTAPTTAPTTEQTTEPTTAPTTAPTTAPTTAPTTSPTTAPTTAPTTAPTTSPTTVPTTAPTTAPTTATTPTGTASTGSTASTTAAPTPSTTKKAICATKGTQPDETDCTKYVLCYETADNDVLPVTLDCPTPMQFDPWSSYCDADYNCEDDY, from the coding sequence ATGTTCAACGTCCAATTAACTCTTGCCTGCAGCTTGCTGCTATTCGCGTTCGTTGCCGTTTCTACGCATCCCTGCAGCTATGTCGACTTCATTCCCGCAACGGATAGTCCCCAGGTTTATTACGCCTGTATGGTCAAGGCCAATGGAGACTATGCTCTGGCGCCTCTGCGCTGCCAGGATGGACATGTGTTTGACGCTAGCCAGGCACGCTGTGTGAGCGTGCTACGTGAAGTTGAGGCCGTCGACGGCGGGGACATTGAGAACCCGACCGTTCCCCCAGATAATCTGGATGAAAGCACCACAAGTCCGCAGCCAACGAATGCTCCTTCTGCTGCTCCTCTCACTGACACCACTGATGCTCCGACTACTGAACCAACAACCGCTCCAACTACTGCTCCAACAACTGAACCAACAACTGCTCCAACAACCGCTCCAACCACCGCACCAACTACCGCTCCAACAACAGCTCCAACCATAGCTCCAACAACTGAACCAACAACTGCTCCAACAACAGCTCCCACTACCGCCCCAACCACCGCTCCAACTACTGCTCCAACAACTGCTCCAACAACTGCTCCTACAACTGTTCCTACAACTGCTCCAACCACTGCTCCAACAACCGCTCCAACAACTGAACAAACAACTGAACCAACAACTGCTCCTACAACCGCTCCTACAACTGCTCCGACTACCGCACCAACAACCTCCCCAACCACCGCTCCAACGACAGCTCCCACTACCGCACCAACAACTTCTCCAACAACCGTCCCAACCACCGCCCCAACAACAGCTCCAACCACAGCTACAACACCGACAGGAACTGCTTCAACTGGCTCTACCGCTTCTACCACGGCAGCACCTACTCCGTCTACAACTAAGAAGGCCATTTGTGCCACTAAGGGAACCCAGCCAGACGAAACCGATTGCACCAAATATGTGCTGTGCTATGAGACGGCTGATAATGATGTGTTACCCGTCACCCTTGATTGCCCGACGCCAATGCAGTTCGATCCATGGAGCAGCTACTGTGATGCTGACTACAACTGTGAGGATGACTATTAG